The Novosphingobium terrae genome has a window encoding:
- a CDS encoding MATE family efflux transporter, whose product MSDALADTAPTPPMARLRGDLTQGPILKTLLAFSIPTLISNLLQTLNGTINSIWVGRLIGNSALAATANVNIVMFLTMAAVFGFGMATTVRVGQHFGARDVPAARATFGTGVGFCLIISVVVGLLGWRLSGPLLDALGTPGESRGEALDYLTVTFLTLPLGTLSIMVAMGLRGVGNSKLPLYAMILTVAIDVAMNPLLIRGIGPIPALGITGSALSTATANFAGCVAMIGWIYWKDLPLRLRGAELGWLWPRRNELAYVITKGLPMGAQMLVVSSAGVVMVRLVNHEGAATAAAYGAAMQLWNYLQMPAFAIASGVSAMVAQNIGAGQHERVKDITWQGLVSTTIFTISMATLMVVFARAPLVLFLGSHSPALPIASHMQAIVTWSYALTGIMMILSGTMRAYGAVITPLVVIFISLYPVRLGFYYAAYHWIGSEALWWAYPVGSAVSVALMVGAYMRPGWREKVLLRGKK is encoded by the coding sequence ATGAGCGACGCACTTGCCGATACAGCCCCGACCCCGCCGATGGCCCGCCTGCGCGGCGATCTGACGCAAGGGCCGATCCTGAAGACCCTGCTGGCCTTCTCGATCCCCACGCTGATCTCGAACCTGCTGCAGACGCTCAACGGCACGATCAACTCGATCTGGGTCGGGCGGCTGATCGGCAATTCGGCGCTGGCGGCCACGGCCAATGTCAACATCGTGATGTTCCTGACCATGGCCGCGGTCTTCGGCTTCGGCATGGCCACCACCGTGCGCGTCGGCCAGCATTTCGGCGCGCGGGACGTGCCCGCCGCCCGCGCCACCTTCGGCACCGGCGTGGGCTTCTGCCTGATCATCTCGGTCGTCGTGGGCCTGCTGGGCTGGCGCCTCTCCGGCCCGCTGCTCGACGCGCTGGGCACGCCGGGCGAAAGCCGCGGCGAGGCGCTGGACTACCTCACCGTCACCTTCCTGACGCTGCCGCTGGGCACGCTCTCGATCATGGTGGCGATGGGGCTGCGCGGCGTGGGCAATTCCAAACTGCCGCTCTATGCCATGATCCTCACCGTGGCGATCGACGTCGCCATGAACCCCCTGCTGATCCGCGGCATCGGCCCGATCCCGGCGCTGGGCATCACCGGCAGCGCGCTTTCCACCGCCACCGCCAACTTCGCGGGCTGTGTGGCCATGATCGGCTGGATCTATTGGAAAGACCTGCCGCTGCGCCTGCGCGGCGCCGAACTGGGCTGGCTCTGGCCCCGCCGCAACGAGCTGGCCTATGTCATCACCAAGGGCCTGCCCATGGGCGCGCAGATGCTGGTGGTCTCCTCCGCCGGCGTGGTGATGGTGCGGCTGGTCAACCATGAGGGCGCCGCCACCGCCGCCGCCTATGGCGCCGCCATGCAGCTGTGGAACTACCTCCAGATGCCCGCCTTCGCCATCGCCAGCGGGGTGAGCGCCATGGTCGCCCAGAACATCGGCGCCGGGCAGCACGAGCGGGTGAAAGACATCACCTGGCAGGGGCTGGTCTCCACCACGATCTTCACCATCTCCATGGCGACGCTGATGGTGGTTTTCGCCCGCGCGCCGCTGGTGCTGTTTCTGGGCAGCCACAGCCCCGCACTGCCCATCGCCAGCCATATGCAGGCCATCGTTACATGGTCCTACGCGCTGACGGGGATCATGATGATCCTCTCCGGAACGATGCGGGCCTATGGAGCGGTGATCACGCCGCTGGTGGTGATCTTTATCTCGCTCTACCCGGTGCGGCTGGGGTTCTATTACGCCGCCTATCACTGGATCGGATCGGAAGCGCTGTGGTGGGCTTATCCGGTGGGTTCGGCCGTGTCGGTGGCGCTGATGGTCGGGGCCTATATGCGGCCCGGTTGGCGGGAGAAGGTTTTGCTTCGGGGCAAGAAGTAA
- a CDS encoding ATP-binding protein: MNAGATGIPQDNAVLPIGVLIEIAGGGSVVALDLDRLVECGRDTDPAIALSGQVGSQIRIRHGNRWLLASVREQKQGRRAGEGVLATVDFLGEGMADAEHGGIASFRRGVTNYPLPGAFVYPTTTRDLQAVYAGDGRNAIEVGTVFPTRDIRGSLYIDALLGKHFALLGSTGTGKSTSLALILHRICQSAPQGHVLMIDPHGEYASAFRNEGMTLDVSNLQLPYWLMNFEEHCEILLSSRGDMRQIDAEILARCVLQARQKNRLAEDVGRITVDSPIPYLLSDLGAILQNEMGKLDKATNTAPYMRIKARLEELKGDRRYQFLFSGMLVGDTMVEVIGRMFRLPARGRPISIIDVSGVPSEITSTVVALLSRLVFDFAIWSRREQTNPILLVCEEAHRYVPSEKHADDSSVGRILSRIAKEGRKYGVALGLVTQRPSDLAEGVLSQVGTIISMRLNNDRDQAFVKAAMPEGGKAFLDSIPALRNRECIVVGEGVSVPMRIAFDDLEPEKRPASSDPSFSELWRQAGGEDEMVARTVQRWRAQGR, encoded by the coding sequence ATGAACGCGGGCGCCACGGGCATTCCGCAGGACAATGCCGTGCTGCCGATCGGCGTGCTGATCGAGATCGCCGGTGGTGGCTCGGTGGTGGCGCTGGACCTTGACCGGCTGGTCGAATGCGGGCGCGATACCGATCCGGCGATTGCACTGTCCGGGCAGGTCGGCAGCCAGATCCGCATCCGCCATGGCAACCGCTGGCTGCTGGCCAGCGTGCGCGAGCAGAAGCAGGGCCGCCGCGCGGGCGAGGGCGTGCTGGCCACCGTCGATTTCCTCGGCGAAGGCATGGCCGATGCCGAGCATGGCGGGATCGCCTCCTTCCGCCGCGGCGTCACCAACTATCCGCTGCCCGGCGCTTTCGTTTACCCGACCACCACCCGCGATCTTCAGGCCGTCTATGCCGGAGACGGGCGCAACGCCATTGAGGTGGGCACCGTCTTCCCCACCCGCGACATTCGTGGCAGCCTCTACATCGATGCGCTGCTGGGCAAGCATTTCGCGCTGCTGGGCTCGACCGGCACGGGCAAATCGACCAGCCTCGCCCTGATCCTCCACCGCATCTGCCAGAGCGCCCCGCAGGGCCATGTGCTGATGATCGACCCGCACGGCGAATATGCCAGCGCGTTCCGCAACGAGGGCATGACGCTGGATGTCTCCAACCTGCAGCTCCCCTACTGGCTGATGAATTTCGAGGAGCATTGCGAAATCCTCCTCTCCAGCCGGGGTGACATGCGGCAGATCGATGCCGAGATTCTCGCCCGCTGCGTGCTGCAGGCCCGCCAGAAGAACCGTCTGGCCGAGGATGTGGGCCGCATCACGGTGGATTCGCCGATTCCCTATCTGCTCTCCGATCTGGGCGCGATCCTCCAGAACGAGATGGGCAAGCTGGACAAGGCCACCAACACCGCCCCCTACATGCGCATCAAGGCGCGCCTCGAAGAGCTGAAGGGTGACCGGCGCTATCAGTTCCTCTTCTCCGGCATGCTGGTGGGCGACACGATGGTCGAGGTGATCGGCCGCATGTTCCGCCTGCCCGCGCGCGGGCGCCCGATCTCGATCATCGATGTCTCCGGCGTGCCTTCGGAGATCACCTCCACCGTGGTGGCGTTGCTCTCGCGTCTGGTGTTCGATTTCGCCATCTGGTCGCGCCGCGAGCAGACCAACCCGATCCTGCTGGTGTGCGAGGAAGCCCACCGCTACGTCCCCAGCGAGAAGCATGCCGATGACAGCTCGGTGGGCCGCATCCTGTCGCGCATCGCCAAGGAAGGGCGTAAATATGGCGTGGCGCTGGGTCTGGTGACTCAGCGGCCTTCGGATCTGGCCGAGGGCGTGCTGTCGCAGGTCGGCACGATCATTTCCATGCGTCTGAACAATGATCGCGATCAGGCCTTTGTGAAGGCGGCGATGCCCGAAGGCGGCAAGGCTTTCCTCGATTCGATCCCCGCCCTGCGCAACCGCGAGTGTATCGTGGTGGGCGAGGGCGTCTCCGTGCCGATGCGCATCGCTTTCGACGATCTGGAGCCGGAAAAGCGCCCGGCCTCGTCCGATCCTTCGTTCAGCGAGCTGTGGCGTCAGGCCGGGGGCGAGGACGAAATGGTTGCCCGAACCGTGCAGCGGTGGCGGGCTCAGGGGCGATAA
- a CDS encoding TIGR02186 family protein — MIRRFGLLAAALVALTGARAPAPRPILVPDVSQHEVLLRQGFTGADLLLYGAIMTPEGHRAGRDYDIVVVLEGPTSPMVLREKRKVAGMWVNADSTTLRSVPSFYAMASTRPISKIVDERTAAIYEMGLDSLQLSPGGGAVDPALQKRFSSGLADLMVRRGLYGQNEHGVTITDQVLYRARISLPSSVQTGTYTAETFAISQGRVLASAVSRVEVRKEGMEKAVADFSHHSAFAYGLLAVGLSVLMGWLAGRLFVRR, encoded by the coding sequence GTGATCCGGCGCTTCGGACTGCTGGCGGCGGCATTGGTCGCGCTGACGGGGGCGAGGGCGCCCGCACCGCGCCCCATCCTCGTGCCCGATGTTTCGCAGCATGAGGTGCTGTTGCGGCAGGGCTTCACCGGCGCCGATCTGCTGCTCTATGGCGCGATCATGACCCCCGAGGGCCACCGCGCGGGCCGCGATTACGATATCGTGGTGGTGCTGGAAGGGCCGACGAGCCCCATGGTGCTGCGCGAAAAGCGCAAGGTGGCGGGCATGTGGGTCAATGCCGACAGCACCACCTTGCGCTCGGTGCCCAGCTTCTATGCCATGGCTTCCACGCGGCCCATCAGCAAGATCGTCGATGAGCGCACCGCCGCCATCTATGAGATGGGCCTCGATTCGCTGCAGCTTTCACCGGGCGGCGGGGCGGTGGACCCGGCGCTGCAAAAGCGCTTTTCCTCGGGCCTCGCCGATCTGATGGTGCGGCGCGGCCTCTATGGCCAGAACGAGCATGGCGTGACGATCACCGATCAGGTGCTCTATCGGGCGCGCATCTCGCTGCCTTCCAGCGTGCAGACCGGCACCTACACCGCCGAGACCTTCGCCATCAGCCAGGGCCGCGTGCTGGCCTCTGCCGTCTCCCGCGTGGAGGTGCGCAAGGAGGGCATGGAAAAGGCCGTCGCCGATTTTTCCCATCACAGCGCCTTCGCCTATGGCCTGTTGGCGGTGGGCCTTTCGGTGCTGATGGGCTGGCTGGCCGGGCGGCTGTTCGTCAGGCGTTGA
- a CDS encoding sulfite exporter TauE/SafE family protein, translating to MDVYLPIANLSVNGLVIVGLGMLTGLLSGMFGVGGGFLTTPLLIFYGIPPTVAAASAATQVTGASVSGVIAHGKRGGVDYQMGGVLVAGGIIGAGLGSALFNLLQKLGQIDTVINILYVVMLGSIGGLMAKESIQTMRGTAGEAAKRRHHPLVATLPLRWRFYRSGLYISPLAPLLLGIFTGILTMLMGIGGGFVLVPAMLYILGMSAGVVVGTSLFQILFVTMATTMIHALTTHAVDVVLAALLLLGSVTGAQLGTLFAAKASPVKLRLALALIVLAVAARMALGLTWHPDEIFTVTPL from the coding sequence ATGGATGTTTATCTTCCCATCGCCAATCTTTCGGTCAACGGACTTGTCATCGTCGGGCTGGGGATGCTCACCGGCCTGCTTTCGGGCATGTTCGGCGTGGGCGGCGGCTTTCTGACCACCCCGCTGCTGATCTTCTACGGCATTCCGCCCACGGTGGCCGCCGCCAGCGCCGCGACTCAGGTGACGGGCGCCAGCGTCTCGGGCGTGATCGCCCATGGCAAGCGCGGCGGGGTGGATTATCAGATGGGCGGGGTGCTGGTGGCGGGCGGCATCATCGGCGCGGGACTGGGATCGGCGCTGTTCAACCTGCTTCAGAAGCTGGGGCAGATCGATACGGTCATCAACATCCTCTATGTGGTGATGCTGGGCTCGATCGGCGGGTTGATGGCCAAGGAGAGCATCCAGACCATGCGCGGCACCGCCGGAGAGGCCGCCAAGCGCCGCCATCACCCGCTGGTGGCCACACTGCCGCTGCGCTGGCGCTTCTATCGCTCGGGCCTGTATATTTCGCCGCTGGCGCCGCTGCTGCTGGGCATCTTCACCGGCATCCTCACCATGCTGATGGGCATCGGCGGCGGCTTCGTGCTGGTGCCCGCGATGCTCTACATTCTGGGCATGAGCGCGGGGGTGGTGGTGGGCACCAGCCTGTTCCAGATCCTCTTCGTCACCATGGCCACCACCATGATCCATGCGCTCACCACCCATGCGGTGGATGTGGTGCTGGCCGCGCTGCTGCTGCTGGGATCGGTGACGGGGGCGCAATTGGGCACTTTGTTTGCCGCCAAGGCCTCTCCGGTGAAGCTGCGGCTGGCGCTGGCGCTGATCGTGCTGGCGGTGGCGGCGCGCATGGCGCTGGGGCTGACCTGGCATCCCGACGAAATCTTCACGGTCACGCCATTGTGA
- a CDS encoding glycosyl transferase family protein, protein MQLSQGFCWLQLLERELLYFALFWFVIGMLDEMLVDLLWFGLRFRSGCFESPVLLSTHTLPTPSDAPIAVFIAAWQEAAVIGATIGHMLGVWAQDRMRIYVGCYCNDAPTIAAVMAAARGDPRVRIVINGHPGPTTKADCLNRLYAALLDDERRLGQRFLGVVLHDAEDMVHPRELAVIGEALASVDFVQLPVRPEMPPGPHWVGGHYADEFVESHTRVLTVRDALGAALPAAGVGCGFARAMLSRIGAIRREQGERGPFVAECFTEDYEIGMLVSHLGGKARFLRLRDETGELIATRSYFPDTVAGAVRQKTRWIHGIALQSWDRLGWMGRPVDVWMALRDRRGPLVALVLSVAYALLLLQAAMAPLRAMHWIDGDLVPPVVHHLVWLSFLGLLWRMAMRFGFSAREYGMMEGLRAVARIPVANIITIIAGRRALVAYCRTLRGKKVVWDKTPHLDHPVLAQRMRRAAMPSRPATLSPEGLPA, encoded by the coding sequence ATGCAGCTCTCTCAGGGCTTCTGCTGGCTCCAGCTGCTGGAGCGCGAGCTGCTGTACTTTGCGCTGTTCTGGTTCGTGATCGGCATGCTGGATGAGATGCTGGTCGATCTGCTGTGGTTTGGCCTGCGGTTTCGCAGCGGTTGCTTTGAAAGCCCGGTGCTGCTCTCCACCCATACATTGCCGACACCGTCCGATGCCCCGATCGCCGTCTTCATCGCCGCGTGGCAGGAGGCTGCGGTGATCGGCGCCACCATCGGCCATATGCTGGGCGTGTGGGCGCAGGACAGGATGCGCATCTATGTTGGCTGTTACTGCAACGATGCGCCGACAATTGCCGCGGTGATGGCGGCGGCGCGTGGTGACCCGCGCGTGCGAATCGTGATCAACGGCCATCCCGGGCCCACCACCAAGGCCGATTGCCTCAACCGTCTTTATGCCGCTCTGCTCGATGATGAGCGGCGTTTGGGCCAGCGCTTCCTCGGCGTGGTGCTGCATGATGCCGAGGATATGGTCCACCCCCGCGAACTGGCGGTGATCGGCGAGGCTCTGGCCAGCGTGGATTTCGTGCAATTGCCGGTCCGCCCGGAAATGCCGCCTGGCCCGCATTGGGTGGGCGGCCATTACGCCGATGAATTTGTCGAGAGCCACACCCGCGTGCTGACGGTGCGCGATGCGCTGGGCGCGGCATTGCCTGCCGCCGGGGTGGGCTGCGGCTTTGCCCGCGCGATGCTCTCGCGCATCGGTGCCATCCGCCGCGAGCAGGGCGAGCGGGGGCCCTTCGTGGCCGAATGCTTCACCGAGGATTATGAGATTGGCATGCTGGTCAGCCATCTGGGCGGCAAGGCGCGTTTTCTGAGGCTGCGGGATGAAACGGGCGAGCTGATCGCCACCCGCAGCTATTTCCCCGATACGGTGGCGGGCGCGGTGCGGCAGAAAACGCGCTGGATTCACGGCATCGCCCTGCAGAGCTGGGATCGCCTCGGCTGGATGGGGCGCCCGGTCGATGTGTGGATGGCGCTGCGTGACCGGCGCGGGCCGCTCGTGGCGCTGGTGCTGAGCGTTGCCTATGCGCTGCTGCTGCTTCAGGCGGCGATGGCGCCTTTGAGGGCGATGCACTGGATCGATGGGGATCTGGTGCCGCCTGTGGTGCATCATCTGGTGTGGCTCAGCTTTCTGGGGCTGCTGTGGCGCATGGCGATGCGCTTCGGCTTTTCTGCGCGCGAATATGGCATGATGGAGGGCCTTCGCGCCGTCGCGCGCATTCCGGTGGCCAACATCATCACCATCATCGCCGGACGGCGCGCTCTGGTCGCCTATTGCCGGACCCTGCGCGGCAAGAAGGTGGTGTGGGACAAGACCCCGCATCTCGACCATCCGGTGCTGGCGCAAAGGATGAGGCGTGCGGCGATGCCATCCCGGCCCGCAACTCTATCGCCCGAAGGCTTGCCGGCGTGA
- a CDS encoding VOC family protein — MTKYLHSMVRVTDPEATIRFFELIGVKETRRFSSEQGRFTLIYLAAPGQDAEVELTYNWPAEDGSAESYSGGRNFGHLAFQVADIYATCQTLADAGVTINRPPRDGHMAFVKTPDGISIELLQDGHLEPAEPWASMPNTGSW; from the coding sequence ATGACCAAATATCTGCACAGCATGGTCCGCGTGACCGATCCCGAGGCGACCATCCGCTTTTTCGAGCTGATCGGCGTGAAGGAAACCCGCCGTTTTTCCAGCGAGCAGGGACGTTTCACCCTGATCTATCTGGCCGCCCCCGGTCAGGACGCCGAGGTGGAGCTGACCTACAACTGGCCCGCCGAGGATGGCAGCGCCGAGAGCTACAGCGGCGGCCGCAACTTCGGCCATCTGGCCTTTCAGGTCGCCGATATTTACGCCACCTGCCAGACGCTGGCCGATGCGGGCGTGACCATCAACCGCCCTCCGCGCGATGGCCATATGGCCTTTGTGAAGACGCCCGACGGCATTTCGATCGAGCTGCTTCAGGACGGCCATCTTGAGCCTGCCGAGCCCTGGGCCTCGATGCCCAACACCGGCAGCTGGTAA
- a CDS encoding metallophosphoesterase family protein: MINALRSLLRPRAAAPRPCVPPGQRVYAVGDIHGRADLFAALIEAIEGDIRRRDAAAPPRQTTIVLLGDLIDRGPDSRGVLDLAMRWGQQRPMHILLGNHEEMLLDAAENLDVLRHFLRYGGRETLLSFDIDEATYEDASFEEVQALLHAHIPLATLDYIRGFQTMVQIGDYAFVHAGIRPGVALDSQSPGDLRWIREPFLSSAQDHGAVVVHGHTITEGIELKPNRVGLDTGAYQSGHLSAIGLEGEDRWLIQTEESDTGIRVGFQALA; encoded by the coding sequence ATGATCAATGCCCTGCGATCCCTCCTGCGGCCCCGCGCCGCCGCGCCCCGGCCCTGCGTGCCGCCGGGCCAGAGGGTCTATGCCGTGGGCGATATCCATGGCCGCGCCGACCTCTTCGCCGCGCTGATCGAGGCCATCGAGGGTGACATCCGCCGCCGCGATGCCGCCGCCCCGCCCCGCCAGACCACCATCGTGCTGCTGGGCGACCTGATCGATCGCGGGCCCGACAGCCGGGGCGTGCTCGATCTGGCGATGCGCTGGGGCCAGCAGCGCCCCATGCATATCCTGCTGGGCAATCACGAGGAAATGCTGCTCGACGCCGCCGAGAATCTGGACGTGCTGCGCCATTTCCTGCGCTATGGCGGGCGCGAGACACTGCTCAGCTTCGACATTGACGAAGCCACCTATGAGGATGCCAGCTTCGAGGAGGTGCAGGCCCTGCTCCACGCCCATATCCCCCTCGCCACGCTGGATTATATCCGCGGCTTCCAGACCATGGTGCAGATCGGCGATTACGCTTTCGTCCATGCCGGCATCCGCCCCGGCGTGGCGCTGGACAGCCAGAGCCCCGGCGACCTGCGCTGGATACGCGAGCCCTTCCTCTCCAGCGCGCAGGACCATGGCGCGGTGGTCGTCCACGGCCACACGATCACCGAGGGCATCGAGCTGAAGCCCAACCGCGTCGGCCTCGACACCGGCGCCTATCAGTCGGGCCACCTCTCGGCCATCGGCCTTGAAGGCGAGGACCGCTGGCTGATCCAGACCGAAGAGAGCGACACAGGCATCCGCGTGGGCTTTCAGGCGCTGGCTTGA